One window from the genome of Pseudonocardia hierapolitana encodes:
- a CDS encoding dipeptide ABC transporter ATP-binding protein, translating to MTDLLHVEDLRVSYATAGGLVPAVRGVSLAVAPGEVVAVVGESGSGKSTLAHAVAGLLPGTGRVDTGRITLAEQELTSLSDRAWRTVRGRRIGLVPQDPGVALNPVQRVGAQVAEVLTVHGLADRRSAPARAVELLAEAGLPDAGARARQYPHELSGGMRQRVLIAIAIAARPQLLVADEPTSALDATVQRHILDRLDELVRASGTAVLLITHDLGVAADRADRLVVMQGGRVVEQGPVREVLAAPRDPYTRRLLESAPGLPRNVHARPTRRVETSDSPVVEVRDLVKEFPLGRGRIRAVDGVSFSIARGETLALVGESGSGKSTTARLVLRLADPTSGTVEFDGTDITRVRGRAWRDLRRRAQLIYQNPYASLDPRFSIAEVIAEPLRAFRVGDARSRRARAAELLDRVALPGSVLDRRPAELSGGQRQRVAIARALALSPDLVVCDEPVSALDVSVSAQVLDLLAQLQADAGLTYLFISHDLAVVRRIAHRVGVLRDGELLELAPTEQLFADPQHEYTRELLAAIAGQRVMEETA from the coding sequence ATGACCGACCTGCTGCACGTCGAGGACCTGCGCGTCTCCTACGCCACCGCAGGCGGCCTCGTTCCCGCCGTGCGGGGCGTCTCGTTGGCCGTCGCGCCGGGCGAGGTGGTCGCCGTCGTCGGGGAGTCCGGGTCGGGGAAGTCGACGCTGGCGCACGCCGTCGCGGGGCTGCTCCCCGGTACGGGCCGGGTCGACACCGGGCGGATCACCCTCGCCGAGCAGGAGCTCACGAGCCTGTCCGACCGGGCGTGGCGCACCGTGCGCGGGCGGCGGATCGGGCTCGTGCCGCAGGACCCTGGCGTCGCGCTCAATCCGGTGCAGCGGGTCGGGGCGCAGGTCGCCGAGGTGCTGACGGTCCACGGTCTGGCCGACCGCCGCAGCGCCCCCGCTCGGGCCGTCGAGCTGCTGGCCGAGGCCGGCCTGCCCGACGCCGGGGCCAGGGCCCGCCAGTACCCGCACGAGCTGTCGGGCGGGATGCGCCAGCGCGTGCTCATCGCGATCGCGATCGCCGCGCGCCCGCAGCTGCTCGTCGCCGACGAGCCCACGAGCGCACTCGACGCCACCGTGCAGCGGCACATCCTCGACCGCCTCGACGAGCTCGTCCGCGCGTCCGGCACGGCCGTCCTGCTGATCACCCACGACCTCGGGGTCGCCGCCGACCGCGCCGACCGGCTCGTCGTGATGCAGGGCGGGCGGGTCGTGGAGCAGGGGCCGGTGCGGGAGGTGCTCGCCGCGCCGCGCGATCCGTACACCCGGCGGCTCCTGGAGAGCGCGCCCGGGCTGCCGCGGAACGTGCACGCACGCCCGACTCGCCGTGTCGAGACGTCGGACTCGCCGGTGGTGGAGGTGCGGGACCTCGTGAAGGAGTTCCCTCTGGGCCGGGGCCGGATCCGGGCCGTCGACGGGGTGAGCTTCTCGATCGCGCGGGGCGAGACGCTTGCGCTGGTCGGCGAGTCGGGCTCCGGCAAGTCGACCACGGCCCGGCTGGTCCTGCGTCTCGCCGACCCCACGTCGGGCACGGTGGAGTTCGACGGCACCGACATCACCCGCGTCCGCGGGCGGGCCTGGCGGGATCTGCGCAGGCGCGCGCAGCTGATCTACCAGAACCCGTACGCCTCGCTGGACCCCCGCTTCTCGATCGCCGAGGTGATCGCCGAGCCGCTGCGGGCGTTCCGGGTGGGGGACGCGCGGTCGCGCCGGGCGCGGGCCGCCGAGCTGCTGGACCGGGTCGCGTTGCCGGGGTCCGTGCTCGACCGGCGGCCCGCCGAGCTGTCGGGCGGGCAGCGCCAGCGGGTGGCGATCGCCCGTGCGCTGGCCCTCTCGCCCGACCTCGTGGTGTGCGACGAGCCGGTGTCCGCGCTCGACGTCAGCGTGTCGGCGCAGGTGCTCGACCTGCTCGCCCAGCTGCAGGCCGACGCCGGGCTCACGTACCTGTTCATCTCCCACGATCTCGCCGTGGTGCGCCGGATCGCGCACCGCGTCGGCGTGCTGCGCGACGGGGAGCTGCTCGAGCTCGCACCCACCGAGCAGCTCTTCGCCGACCCGCAGCACGAGTACACGCGCGAGCTGCTCGCCGCGATCGCGGGGCAACGCGTCATGGAGGAGACGGCATGA
- a CDS encoding LLM class flavin-dependent oxidoreductase — MKILVLTLITNGPDPVTGRTPTPNARLHRVVDNAVLAEELGFDGYAVGERHERPFLSSAPPVVLSHIAALTSRITLFTGVTTLSLLDPVRAYEDYATLDQLADGRLELIIGKGNGAAQAQLFDVTADDQWDRNAEGYELFRRLWREERTTWTGRFRPPLVDAETWPPPRQHPIRVWHGSATSKESVEVAARYGDPLFSANVTNPIEPYAELIAYYRERWAAHGHDPADALVGAGTAAFHIAKTSQQAIEEFRPVFAARLAAAERFGLPIVFADVEDFVERSSALVGSPQQIIEKVLRYHAVFGHEVLHLHLDGDGLSPRRQRELLETFQSEVAPALRAAVPSRPLAGAVPRDVDDARPADSPVGVAS; from the coding sequence ATGAAGATCCTCGTCCTCACGCTCATCACGAACGGGCCGGACCCGGTGACCGGTCGCACGCCGACGCCGAACGCGCGGCTGCACCGGGTGGTCGACAACGCGGTGCTCGCCGAGGAGCTGGGCTTCGACGGATACGCGGTGGGGGAGCGGCACGAGCGGCCGTTCCTGTCGTCGGCGCCGCCGGTGGTGCTGTCGCACATCGCGGCGCTCACATCGCGGATCACGCTGTTCACGGGCGTCACCACGCTGTCGCTGCTCGACCCGGTGCGCGCCTACGAGGACTACGCCACCCTCGACCAGCTCGCCGACGGCCGCCTCGAGCTGATCATCGGCAAGGGCAACGGCGCGGCGCAGGCCCAGCTGTTCGACGTGACCGCCGACGACCAGTGGGACCGCAACGCCGAGGGCTACGAGCTGTTCCGCAGGCTGTGGCGCGAGGAGCGCACGACGTGGACCGGCCGGTTCCGCCCGCCGCTCGTCGACGCCGAGACGTGGCCGCCCCCGCGCCAGCACCCGATCCGCGTCTGGCACGGCAGCGCCACCAGCAAGGAGTCGGTGGAGGTCGCGGCCCGCTACGGCGACCCGCTGTTCTCGGCCAACGTCACCAACCCGATCGAGCCCTACGCCGAGCTGATCGCGTACTACCGCGAGCGCTGGGCGGCGCACGGCCACGACCCGGCCGACGCGCTCGTCGGCGCCGGTACGGCCGCCTTCCACATCGCGAAGACCTCCCAGCAGGCGATCGAGGAGTTCCGGCCGGTCTTCGCGGCACGGCTCGCCGCCGCGGAGCGGTTCGGGCTGCCGATCGTGTTCGCAGACGTCGAGGACTTCGTCGAGCGCTCGTCCGCGCTGGTCGGCAGCCCGCAGCAGATCATCGAGAAGGTGCTGCGCTACCACGCGGTGTTCGGGCACGAGGTGTTGCACCTGCACCTCGACGGCGACGGCCTGTCCCCGCGGCGGCAGCGCGAGCTGCTGGAGACGTTCCAGTCCGAGGTGGCGCCCGCGTTGCGGGCCGCCGTGCCGAGCCGTCCTCTCGCCGGTGCGGTGCCACGCGACGTGGACGACGCGCGGCCCGCCGACTCACCGGTGGGCGTGGCGTCATGA
- a CDS encoding LLM class flavin-dependent oxidoreductase, giving the protein MSEFASESSVPRIPLSILDLSPVPAGGTAADALRNSVDLARVAERAGYRRYWVAEHHLASGVASSSTPVLAALIASATSRIRVGSGAVQLPVTSPLQAAEQFGTVAALHPGRVDLGLGRFDIHKILRLAGTAPKPDAEPPPAPPSRVVDGLLIPPPARFRGDLSTYVHLARLLGIREEDPAPDYDTQVGAILDYLGGAARRPDGQPVTVPAAEGADLDVWILGSSPGESAQVAGARGLPFAASYHTSPGTVLDTVDAYRRAFRPSARLAAPHVVVSADVVVADTQERAEELAAPYAQWVLDIRTGVGARPYVAPGQARAREWTPAERAIVADRVDTQFVGSPATVVEGLATLARVTGADELLITTITTEHGDRVRSTELLARAWAEHAGRRVGWNAEQNQAEAVIR; this is encoded by the coding sequence ATGAGCGAGTTTGCGAGCGAATCATCGGTACCGCGCATCCCCCTGTCGATCCTCGACCTCTCCCCGGTCCCGGCCGGAGGCACCGCGGCCGATGCGCTGCGCAACTCCGTCGACCTCGCCCGGGTCGCGGAGCGGGCGGGCTACCGGAGGTACTGGGTGGCCGAGCACCACCTCGCGTCCGGGGTGGCGTCGTCGTCCACGCCGGTGCTGGCGGCGCTGATCGCCTCGGCCACGTCGCGGATCCGGGTCGGCTCCGGCGCGGTGCAGCTGCCGGTGACCTCGCCGCTGCAGGCCGCCGAGCAGTTCGGCACGGTGGCGGCGCTGCACCCGGGCCGGGTGGACCTGGGACTGGGCCGCTTCGACATCCACAAGATCCTGCGGCTGGCCGGCACGGCTCCGAAGCCGGACGCCGAACCGCCGCCCGCCCCGCCGTCGCGGGTGGTGGACGGGCTCCTGATCCCGCCGCCCGCCCGGTTCCGCGGCGACCTGTCGACCTACGTGCACCTCGCCCGGCTGCTCGGGATCCGCGAGGAGGACCCGGCGCCCGACTACGACACGCAGGTCGGCGCGATCCTCGACTACCTCGGCGGCGCCGCCCGCCGCCCCGACGGGCAGCCGGTCACGGTGCCTGCCGCGGAGGGCGCCGACCTCGACGTCTGGATCCTCGGTTCCAGCCCGGGCGAGAGCGCGCAGGTCGCGGGCGCCCGGGGCCTGCCGTTCGCGGCGAGCTACCACACGTCCCCGGGCACGGTGCTGGACACCGTCGACGCCTACCGGCGCGCGTTCCGGCCGTCGGCCCGCCTCGCGGCGCCCCACGTCGTGGTCTCGGCCGACGTGGTGGTCGCGGACACGCAGGAGCGCGCGGAGGAGCTGGCCGCGCCGTACGCGCAGTGGGTGCTCGACATCCGCACCGGTGTCGGCGCCCGGCCCTACGTCGCCCCGGGGCAGGCCAGGGCCCGGGAGTGGACCCCCGCCGAGCGGGCGATCGTCGCGGACCGGGTCGACACCCAGTTCGTCGGCTCGCCGGCGACCGTCGTCGAGGGGCTGGCCACGCTCGCCCGCGTCACCGGCGCCGACGAGCTGCTGATCACCACGATCACCACGGAGCACGGTGACCGGGTGCGCAGCACCGAGCTGCTGGCCCGCGCGTGGGCGGAACACGCCGGTCGGCGGGTGGGTTGGAACGCAGAACAGAACCAGGCGGAGGCCGTCATCCGATGA
- a CDS encoding LLM class flavin-dependent oxidoreductase, giving the protein MSPFTEARMHLAVELTAAGRHPAAARWARLDPAVLLSAVHHVGMVRTAARRGLDLALLPHTFHPDGGPLLDAVSLAARIAPVVPGIGLAPTATVTHTEPFHLSKAIATLDLVSSGRAGWEPAVSRTQVEADLFGRKPAAPAAELWREAADAIEVVVRLWDSWEDDAVIRDAAAGRYIDRDKLHYIDFRGEFFSVKGPSITPRPPQGHPLVVVRADEDEALPVAARWADVVRIAAPDLPSAAAARERIRSAAADAGRDPDDLTVLLDVEVHLAADRHRARRDVAELDALSGAELPASSVRVLGPPTDLADLIGAAVRTRAADGVTLVPLVLPADLDVVADQVVPLLAGRGLLRTGSAGGSLRARFGLSRPANHFAGASS; this is encoded by the coding sequence ATGAGTCCATTCACCGAGGCGCGGATGCACCTCGCCGTCGAGCTGACCGCGGCAGGCCGGCACCCCGCGGCCGCGCGCTGGGCCCGGCTCGACCCGGCCGTCCTGCTGAGCGCGGTACACCACGTGGGCATGGTGCGGACGGCCGCGCGGCGCGGCCTCGACCTGGCGCTGCTCCCGCACACCTTCCACCCCGACGGCGGCCCGCTGCTCGACGCCGTGTCGCTGGCGGCGCGGATCGCGCCGGTGGTGCCGGGGATCGGCCTGGCGCCGACCGCGACCGTGACGCACACCGAGCCGTTCCACCTCTCCAAGGCGATCGCGACGCTCGATCTCGTGTCCTCCGGCCGCGCCGGCTGGGAGCCCGCCGTGTCGCGCACGCAGGTCGAGGCCGACCTGTTCGGCCGCAAGCCCGCGGCGCCGGCCGCCGAGCTGTGGCGGGAGGCCGCCGACGCCATCGAGGTGGTGGTGCGGCTGTGGGACTCCTGGGAGGACGACGCGGTGATCCGCGACGCCGCCGCGGGCCGCTACATCGACCGCGACAAGCTCCACTACATCGACTTCCGGGGCGAGTTCTTCTCCGTCAAGGGCCCGTCGATCACGCCGCGGCCGCCTCAGGGGCACCCGCTGGTCGTGGTGCGCGCCGACGAGGACGAGGCGCTCCCGGTGGCCGCGCGCTGGGCCGACGTCGTGCGGATCGCGGCGCCGGATCTCCCGAGCGCGGCGGCCGCCCGCGAGCGGATCCGCTCGGCCGCTGCCGACGCCGGTCGCGACCCCGACGACCTCACCGTGCTGCTCGACGTCGAGGTGCACCTGGCCGCCGACCGCCACCGGGCCCGCCGCGACGTCGCCGAGCTGGACGCGCTCTCCGGTGCCGAGCTGCCGGCGTCGTCGGTGCGCGTGCTCGGCCCGCCCACCGACCTCGCCGACCTGATCGGCGCCGCCGTGCGGACGCGCGCCGCCGACGGCGTGACGCTGGTGCCGCTCGTGCTGCCGGCCGATCTCGACGTCGTCGCCGACCAGGTCGTCCCGCTGCTCGCCGGGCGCGGCCTCCTGCGCACCGGCTCGGCGGGCGGCTCGCTGCGCGCCCGGTTCGGGCTGTCCCGTCCGGCCAACCACTTCGCTGGAGCGAGCTCGTGA
- a CDS encoding NtaA/DmoA family FMN-dependent monooxygenase (This protein belongs to a clade of FMN-dependent monooxygenases, within a broader family of flavin-dependent oxidoreductases, the luciferase-like monooxygenase (LMM) family, some of whose members use coenzyme F420 rather than FMN.) translates to MTVKKQIHLGAHFPGVNNTTVWSDPRSGSQTDFASFVHFAQNAERGLMDFVFLAEGLRLREHRGRIHDLDVVGRPDTFTVLAALAAVTSRIGLAGTINTTYNEPYELASQFASLDHLSAGRAAWNMVTTSDAFTGENFRRGGFLPREQRYERAAEVVAVTRALWDSAQGDSSGTGIEHHGPHFDVRGGFPLSPSPQGHPVLIQAGDSAQGRDFAAATADAIFTLHGTLEAGRAFYADVKARLPQHGRSAADLKVLPGVTFVLGDTDGDAHEEAARIRRQQVSPQTAIAFLEQVWGRELSEYDPDGPLPDVEPDVDNVSITRGRVRHARDPRAVAQEWRDYAAAHGGLSIREVVIEKTGRQSFIGTPRTVAAQMDEFVQRDACDGFILVPHLTPGGLDRFVAEVVPELQDRGSYRTEYPGPTLRDHLGLRHPHAPLTRKESA, encoded by the coding sequence GTGACCGTCAAGAAGCAGATCCACCTCGGCGCCCACTTCCCCGGCGTCAACAACACGACCGTCTGGAGCGACCCCCGCTCCGGCAGCCAGACCGACTTCGCCTCGTTCGTGCACTTCGCGCAGAACGCCGAGCGCGGGCTGATGGACTTCGTGTTCCTCGCCGAGGGCCTGCGGCTGCGCGAGCACCGCGGCCGGATCCACGACCTCGACGTCGTGGGGCGGCCCGACACCTTCACCGTCCTCGCCGCGCTCGCCGCCGTCACCTCCCGGATCGGGCTGGCCGGCACGATCAACACCACCTACAACGAGCCCTACGAGCTGGCGTCGCAGTTCGCATCGCTCGACCACCTCTCCGCGGGCCGCGCCGCGTGGAACATGGTCACCACGTCCGACGCGTTCACCGGGGAGAACTTCCGCCGGGGCGGGTTCCTGCCGCGCGAGCAGCGGTACGAGCGGGCGGCGGAGGTCGTCGCGGTCACCCGCGCGCTGTGGGATTCAGCGCAGGGGGACTCCAGCGGCACCGGGATCGAGCACCACGGCCCGCACTTCGACGTGCGCGGCGGCTTCCCGCTCTCGCCGAGCCCGCAGGGCCACCCCGTGCTGATCCAGGCAGGCGACTCCGCGCAGGGCCGGGACTTCGCCGCCGCCACGGCCGACGCGATCTTCACCCTGCACGGCACCCTCGAGGCCGGGCGGGCGTTCTACGCCGACGTGAAGGCCCGGCTCCCGCAGCACGGCCGCAGCGCGGCCGACCTCAAGGTGCTGCCGGGCGTCACGTTCGTGCTCGGCGACACCGACGGCGACGCCCACGAGGAGGCCGCGCGGATCCGCCGCCAGCAGGTCTCCCCGCAGACCGCGATCGCGTTCCTCGAGCAGGTGTGGGGCCGCGAGCTGTCGGAGTACGACCCGGACGGCCCGCTGCCCGACGTCGAGCCGGACGTGGACAACGTCTCGATCACCCGGGGCCGGGTGCGGCACGCCCGCGACCCGCGGGCCGTCGCGCAGGAGTGGCGCGACTACGCCGCCGCCCACGGCGGCCTCTCGATCCGCGAGGTCGTGATCGAGAAGACCGGGCGGCAGTCGTTCATCGGGACGCCGCGGACCGTCGCCGCGCAGATGGACGAGTTCGTGCAGCGCGACGCCTGCGACGGCTTCATCCTGGTGCCGCACCTGACGCCCGGCGGCCTGGACCGCTTCGTGGCCGAGGTCGTGCCCGAACTGCAGGACCGCGGCAGCTACCGCACCGAATACCCCGGACCGACATTGCGCGACCACCTCGGCCTGCGCCACCCGCACGCACCGCTGACCCGGAAGGAGAGCGCTTGA
- a CDS encoding DUF1684 domain-containing protein, with the protein MTTLESPLQQEWAAWHREREEQLSTPHGWLSLTALHWLDGTARAYDGIPGTWRATGDGAVELTAAGDAAIDGTPVTGTVRLEPVDGQPGVLVEIGDRRVEVIRRTDAYALRVRDPEAITRTAFRGAPAFPVDERWVVDGSFEPYPEPKQLTVGAVVDGLQHFPTAVGVVRFELGGAEHELVAFPGKTGGLSLHFRDATSGDSTYGGGRQVALPDPDADGRVRIDFNRTVNLPCAFTAHATCPLPPAENRLAVAVEAGERTPPRPDLQA; encoded by the coding sequence ATGACCACCCTGGAATCCCCGCTCCAGCAGGAGTGGGCGGCCTGGCACCGCGAGCGCGAGGAGCAGCTGAGCACGCCGCACGGCTGGCTCAGCCTCACCGCCCTGCACTGGCTCGACGGCACGGCCCGCGCCTACGACGGCATCCCCGGCACCTGGCGCGCCACCGGCGACGGCGCGGTGGAGCTCACCGCCGCCGGGGACGCCGCCATCGACGGCACACCCGTCACCGGCACCGTCCGGCTGGAGCCCGTCGACGGACAGCCGGGCGTGCTCGTGGAGATCGGGGACCGTCGGGTCGAGGTCATCCGCCGCACCGACGCCTACGCCCTGCGGGTCCGCGATCCCGAGGCGATCACGCGCACCGCGTTCAGGGGCGCGCCGGCCTTCCCGGTCGACGAGCGCTGGGTGGTCGACGGCAGCTTCGAGCCGTACCCCGAGCCGAAGCAGCTCACCGTCGGCGCCGTCGTGGACGGGCTGCAACACTTCCCGACCGCCGTGGGCGTGGTCCGGTTCGAGCTCGGCGGGGCCGAGCACGAGCTCGTCGCGTTCCCGGGCAAGACCGGCGGCCTGTCCCTGCACTTCCGCGACGCGACGTCCGGGGACAGCACCTACGGCGGCGGCCGCCAGGTCGCGTTGCCCGACCCGGACGCCGACGGCCGCGTCCGGATCGACTTCAACCGCACCGTCAACCTGCCGTGCGCGTTCACCGCCCACGCCACGTGCCCGCTCCCACCGGCGGAGAACCGGCTGGCGGTGGCGGTGGAGGCGGGGGAGCGCACCCCGCCGCGGCCCGACCTGCAGGCGTGA
- a CDS encoding flavin reductase family protein, protein MTVTVEPATLREVLGHFASGVVVVTAAGPDGPLGFTCQSFASLSLEPALISFSPARTSSTWPRIRDVGAFCVNVLAADQQHLSAGFARSGVDKFAGVSWWPGPDRAPVLDGACAWIGCTLWREYDGGDHTIVAGRVRDLGADATRTPLLFHRGRYGLATHLEEDR, encoded by the coding sequence GTGACCGTCACGGTCGAACCCGCCACGCTGCGGGAGGTTCTCGGGCACTTCGCATCGGGCGTCGTCGTCGTGACGGCGGCAGGCCCGGACGGGCCGCTCGGCTTCACGTGCCAGTCGTTCGCCTCGCTGTCGCTGGAGCCTGCGCTGATCAGCTTCTCGCCGGCGCGCACGTCGTCGACGTGGCCGCGGATCAGGGACGTCGGCGCGTTCTGCGTGAACGTGCTGGCGGCGGACCAGCAGCACCTGTCCGCCGGGTTCGCGCGTTCGGGAGTGGACAAGTTCGCCGGGGTGAGCTGGTGGCCCGGGCCGGACAGGGCGCCCGTGCTCGACGGAGCGTGCGCGTGGATCGGCTGCACGCTCTGGCGGGAGTACGACGGCGGCGACCACACGATCGTCGCCGGCCGGGTGCGCGACCTCGGGGCCGACGCCACCCGCACGCCGCTGCTCTTCCACCGGGGCCGCTACGGTCTCGCCACGCACCTCGAGGAGGACCGTTGA
- a CDS encoding NAD(P)H-dependent oxidoreductase, whose translation MLGVVAGPEPGGRTATAVAGVLAGAEKAGATTSLLELSEAGADAVIAAFADADAVVFGSPVYRATYSALLKDLLERTERGKWGESTAPLQGKVAATVLTGASGHHYLALGDLRDVLAGFFAVQVLSPGLYLDHGGYVDRTTLTEQSAELAARHGAALADLAAAVRASAALQAITPQI comes from the coding sequence GTGCTGGGTGTGGTCGCCGGGCCGGAGCCCGGCGGCCGCACGGCCACGGCCGTGGCCGGCGTGCTCGCAGGCGCCGAGAAGGCAGGCGCCACGACGTCGCTGCTGGAGCTGTCCGAGGCGGGCGCCGACGCGGTGATCGCCGCGTTCGCCGATGCCGACGCCGTCGTGTTCGGCAGCCCCGTCTACCGGGCCACCTACAGCGCCCTGCTCAAGGACCTCCTCGAACGCACCGAGCGTGGGAAGTGGGGCGAGTCCACGGCACCGCTGCAGGGCAAGGTCGCCGCCACCGTGCTCACCGGGGCGAGCGGGCACCACTACCTCGCGCTGGGCGACCTGCGTGACGTGCTCGCCGGGTTCTTCGCGGTGCAGGTCCTCTCGCCGGGCCTGTACCTCGACCACGGCGGCTACGTCGACCGCACCACCCTCACCGAGCAGAGCGCCGAGCTCGCCGCGAGGCACGGCGCGGCCCTCGCCGACCTGGCGGCGGCGGTCCGGGCGTCTGCGGCGCTCCAGGCGATCACGCCACAGATCTGA
- a CDS encoding MFS transporter, whose protein sequence is MTAVIEERAPVTGTRTVLTASLIGTTVEWYDFFLYATAASLVFPQLFFPVGNEVVAALLAFGTFAVGFVARPIGGILFGHVGDRIGRKRTLVATMLLMGAATALIGLLPSYATIGVAAPVLLVVLRVLQGLAVGGEWGGAVLLAVENAPPGRRARYGSVPQIGLGLGLALGTGAFALLGELLDDEAFLSIGWRIAFVLSVVLVAVGLLVRLRIMETPEFQRLRESGATAKVPVVQVFRTRAHRRGIAAGMLARWAEGAAFNTWGVFAITYATATVGMDRVVVLLAVTAGALLMAAVAPVAGALADRYGRRLVFGTGVAGFGITVIPSFFAVQTGSDPLVVAILLMQLGLWYGLMTGAESTLFAELFDTDVRYTGMSLVFQGSGIWASGLTPMVLTALLAAGGGSPWWAAGYLAATAVISFAAVVAMPRWIGWRPAWTGGTRW, encoded by the coding sequence ATGACCGCCGTCATCGAGGAGCGCGCTCCCGTCACGGGAACGCGGACCGTCCTCACCGCGAGCCTCATCGGCACCACCGTGGAGTGGTACGACTTCTTCCTCTACGCCACGGCCGCGAGCCTGGTGTTCCCGCAGCTGTTCTTCCCCGTCGGCAACGAGGTCGTGGCCGCGCTGCTCGCGTTCGGCACGTTCGCGGTCGGGTTCGTGGCCCGCCCCATCGGCGGCATCCTGTTCGGCCACGTCGGCGACCGCATCGGGCGCAAGCGCACCCTCGTCGCCACGATGCTGCTGATGGGCGCGGCCACCGCGCTGATCGGCCTGCTGCCCTCCTACGCCACGATCGGCGTCGCGGCGCCCGTGCTCCTGGTGGTGCTGCGGGTGCTGCAGGGCCTCGCCGTCGGCGGCGAGTGGGGCGGCGCGGTGCTGCTCGCCGTCGAGAACGCACCGCCCGGCAGGCGCGCCCGCTACGGCAGCGTCCCGCAGATCGGGCTCGGGCTCGGCCTCGCGCTGGGCACCGGCGCGTTCGCGCTGCTCGGCGAGCTGCTCGACGACGAGGCGTTCCTCTCGATCGGCTGGCGGATCGCGTTCGTGCTGAGCGTGGTGCTGGTGGCCGTCGGGCTGCTGGTGCGGCTGCGCATCATGGAGACGCCGGAGTTCCAGCGGCTGCGCGAGAGCGGTGCCACCGCGAAGGTGCCGGTGGTCCAGGTCTTCCGCACGCGCGCGCACCGCCGCGGCATCGCGGCCGGCATGCTCGCCCGCTGGGCCGAGGGCGCGGCGTTCAACACCTGGGGCGTCTTCGCGATCACGTACGCGACCGCGACCGTCGGCATGGACCGGGTCGTCGTGCTGCTCGCCGTCACGGCCGGTGCGCTGCTGATGGCCGCGGTCGCGCCCGTCGCCGGGGCGCTCGCCGACCGCTACGGGCGCAGGCTCGTGTTCGGCACCGGCGTGGCCGGGTTCGGGATCACGGTCATCCCGTCCTTCTTCGCGGTGCAGACCGGGTCGGACCCGCTCGTCGTTGCGATCCTGCTGATGCAGCTCGGACTCTGGTACGGCCTGATGACCGGTGCCGAGTCCACGCTCTTCGCCGAGCTGTTCGACACCGACGTCCGCTACACCGGCATGTCCCTGGTGTTCCAGGGCTCCGGGATCTGGGCCTCCGGCCTCACCCCGATGGTGCTGACGGCCCTGCTCGCCGCAGGCGGCGGCAGCCCGTGGTGGGCGGCCGGCTACCTGGCGGCCACCGCGGTGATCAGCTTCGCCGCGGTCGTCGCGATGCCCCGCTGGATCGGCTGGCGGCCGGCCTGGACCGGCGGCACCCGCTGGTGA